The Streptomyces sp. NBC_00236 DNA window GGGGCCCGGATGTCTCCGTGCCGGAGCGGGGGGCGTTCGCCGTCGACGAGCGGGACGGCCGGGTGGGCCGGGTGATGGGGTGGGTCGGGCCCTATGTGCAGCTGCGCCCGCCCGGAGGCGGCGCGGAGTGGGACTGCCCGCCCGACTCCGTCCGGCCGGCCCCACCGGGGCTCGCGCTGCGCGCGCGGGTCACCGAGATCAACCGCGAGGGGCAGCTGCCGCGATGAGGCGGCGGGGCGGCCCGGAGGTGCGCCGGGGCGGACCGCCGATAGCCTGCGGCGGTGCCGGGGCCGTGTGAGCCGGAGTCGCCGATAGCCTGCGGCGGTGCCGGGGTCGTGTGAGCCGGAGTCGCCGATGCCTGCGGCGGTGCCGGGGTCGTGTGAGCTGGAGTCGCCGATGCCTGCGGCGGTGCCGGGGCCGTGTGAGCAGGAGCTGCCGATGGCTGCGGCGGTGCCCGGGACCGGGTGGTCAGGAGTCGCCGATAGCCTGCGGGCATGGTGAGCATGGGCACGGCAAGCGATGCGCAACTGGCCGTCGAAGCAGCGCAGGCGGGAGCGGCGGTGGTTCGCGGCATGTACGGGGCCGTGCTCCCGCGTACGGAGAAGTCCGGCGGTGACTTCGCGACGGCCGCCGACCTCGCGGCCGAGCAGGCCATCCTCGACGTGCTGCGGACGGCCCGGCCCGAGGACGCGGTGACGGGCGAGGAGAGCGGGGACACCGGTGCGGCCGGTGCGGAGCGCAGGTGGCTGGTCGATCCGCTGTGCGGCACGCTGAACTACGCCGTGCGGAACATGCTGGTCGCGGTGAACGTCGCCCTGCGGGTGGGGACCGGCGTCACGGCCGCCGCATCCGCCGACCCCTTCAGCGGCGAGGTGTTCTGGACCGACGGCACACACGCCCGTGTCCGGAGGGACGGCGCGGACGAAGAGCTCTCACCCTCGTCCGGGTCACGGCTGGTTGACGTCAATCTCGATCCCCCGTTCCCGAGCGCGCCGGACTTCCGGGCCGTACACCTGCTCGCCGCCCCGGAGTTCACCGAGCGGTTCCGGCCGCGTGTCGTCTCCACCACGCTGGCCGTGGCCTGGGTCGCCGCCGGTCGCAGGGCCGCGTACGTCACCGACGGCGACCTGCGCGACAGCGTGCACTTCGCCGCCGGGATCGCGCTGTGCGAAGCCGCCGGCTGTGTGGTGACGGACCTGCGCGGCCTGCCGGTGCACACCGGCGCGGGCGGGCTGATCGCGGCGGCCGACCCGGAGACGCATCAGGCGCTGCTGGAGATGGTGAAGGCGCAGGCTCCGGCCGGACGCTGACCGGTTCGACGTCCCCGTTCGGGAGTCCTGCTCTCTCAGCGGCAGTGTTCTTTGTGCACATCCCCGGTTGCCCTCCAGGAAGGCTCCCCTTCGGCAATCCGCCGCTTCCGGAAGGGCGGCACCCCTGTCGCGGCGCCGCCCTTCCTTCGTGCAACCGGTACTACGGGGCCGGGACTTCCCGGACGAGCTTCGAGGACCACGGGCAGAAGATGGCTCCGGGCAGGAAGGCGCCGCCCGCCTCGTCGAGGTGGTCCTCGACATACGGAATCGTCGCGTCGCAGACCTCGATGGCGACGTCGAAGAACTGGACCGTCTGCGGGTCGAGGTGGAAGCTCCACCGCGGGTTGTAGTCGGCCTGGCGCTTCATGATGCGGCCGACGACGTGCGGCCGGTCCGTGGTCTCGCCGCTCACCAGGTCCCTGGCGTGGTTGATCTCGCGCTCCTCGACCAGCTTCACGACGAACGTGCTCCGCGTGATGTCGGTCATCTCGAAGTACGCGGGCGCGACCGCCGCGTCACGTGCCCCCTCCCGGCTCTGGGTGGCCTGGGCGGGCTGGGCGGCGGTGAGGGCGAGCATGGCCACGGCCGCGAGGCTTGCGGCCTTGGTGAAGAGGTGTCGCATGACGATCTCCAGGGGTGCGGGGCCGACCGTGATGATCATGGTCGCTCGTCACGGAAGGTAGCGAAATAATCACGGAAAGTGAAATCGGCACGCTGCCGAACGGGCCGTCCCGGAGTGCGCGGTGCTCGGCGCGCCGGTCACTCGACCGTGGGACGCTGAGGAAAGCGGCCCGGCGTCGCTGATTCGTCGATCTACGCTCCCCGGACTGGCTTCAGGAGAAGGGACCCGCGATGACCGCCGCGATGGTCGAGCACCAGCAGAACTCTGAAGGCCGCCCGTGGGACTACCTGCTGCGCACCTGGCAGGAACTGGACGTGCCCGAGGGGTGGCGCGCCGAGATCGACGAAGGGCAACGCCCGCGAGGATCGGACGAAGAAGTACCGCGCCTATGCGCGCGGAGGCGTGCTCATGTACCTGCTGATCGACCGGTTCGACGCCCGTGGGCCCATGGCCACGCTGTTCACCGAACCCAATGAGGACGGTACGTACAAGCGCTCCGCCCCGGTGCCGTTCGGCAAGCCGCTCGTGCTGCCGGCGCCCTTCGACGTCACGCTGTCCACGGAGGCCTTTCCGGTCTGAGGCGGACAACGGCGGAAGGGCGGCACCCTCGCGGGGCGCCGCCCTTCCGTGGTTCCGTGATCCGTCAGACCCCCGCAGGTTCCTTCGCGGTGGTGTCCGGACCCGTGGTGCCGACCGCCGGAGCCGACGGGCCGGTGGCCGCGACCGTGGAGACGGCCGGTTCCTGGGAGACGTTGAACTCCGCCAGCAGGTCCTTGCTGAAGCCGAAGAAGTACGTGGCGACGAAGCCCGCCAGGTAGCCGACGACCAGGCCGCCCGCGTAGATCGCGATCGTCGCACCCAGGCCGTGGTTGCCGTCCAGCAGCGGGAACAGCGCCCAGCCGGACGGGCCGATCGCGGTGGACCCCACCGCGTCGCCGAGCTGGTTGAAGAAGCCGACGAACGCACCGCCGAACGCACCGCCCACGCACGCCGTGATGAACGGGCGGCCCAGCGGCAGCGAGACACCGTAGATCAGCGGCTCACCGACACCCAGGAAGCCCGCCGGCAGGGCGGACTTGATCGTCCGGCGGATCGACTCGTTGCGCGGGAGGCGGAAGAAGACCGCGATGGCCGCACCGACCTGGCCGGCACCCGCCATGGCGAGGATCGGGAGCAGGACCGTGTAACCCTGCTGCTCGATCAGCGTGGTGTGGATCGGGATCAGCGCCTGGTGCAGGCCCAGCATGACCAGCGGCAGGAAGAAGCCGCCGAGGACGAGACCCGCGCCCGCACCGCCGTTGGACAGCAGCCAGTCGGCGAACGTGCCGATCGCGGTGGAGACCTCACCCGCCACGTACATCAGGCCGAAGATCGTCACCAGTCCGGAGACCAGGACCGTCAGGGTCGGGGTGACCAGGACGTCCAGCGCCTCCGGCACCCAGCGCCGGCACCACTTCTCCACGTACACCGCGAGCACCGCCGCGCCCAGGGCACCGAGGACGCCGCCCTGGCCGGGGGAGAGCTTCTGGCCGAACGCCTCGATGTTCGCGACACCCGGGAAGACGATGATGGCCGCGACCGCACCGCCGAGGATCGGCGTGCCGCCGAACTCCTTCGCCGTGTTGTAGCCGACGAAGACCGCGATCAGGGCCATGAAGCCGGACGCCATCGCCGCCAGGGCCGGGGTGACCGAGGGCAGCCACTCCAGGTTGACCAGCAGGCCGTTGAGGCCCGCGATGATGCCGCAGCCGATCAGGGCCGGGATCAGGGGTACGAAGATGTTGGCGATCCTGCGCAGGAACAGCTTGAACGGGGTGGCGTTCTTCGCCTTCCTGGCCGCCTTCATCTCGGCACCCTGCGCGGCCAGTTCCTCCGCGCTGAGCGGGGTGACGGCCGGGTCGGGTGCCGGGGCCGCTTCCTGGCCCTCCTTGACGAGCTTCTCGAACTCAGGAGTGACGCGGGCGACCGTACCGGGACCGAGGACGATCTGGTACGTGTCGTCCTCGACCACGCCCATGACGGCAGGCACGGCCTTCAGTGCCTCGTCCTGGACGAGCGAACGATCGCGCAGACCCAGCCGGAGCCGGGTCATGCAGTGGACAACGGAGCTGACGTTCGCGGCGCCACCGACGAGCGGAAGGATCGCGGCGGCAGTGGCGCGGTTCTTGTCTTCTGTAGCCATGGTGCGTGGTGCCTTGCTGTGCGGGGGAGCGGAGGTGGTGCGGGGAGGGTCAGGTGGTGCGGGGGGCCGCGGCGAGCGCGGCGCGGAGGTGGCCGTCCGACGCGGACAGCAGCGTGGCGGCGGTGGGGCCGTCGACCTGGCCGAGGATGGTCAGGATGGCGTTCTTCACCTCGCCGTCGGTGGCGGCCAGCGCGGCCTCGATCTCGGCGTCCGATGCGCCGGTGGCCAGCGAGACGATCCGCCGGGACCGGGCGCGGAGCTTTTCGTTGGAGGCGCGCACGTCGACCATGAGGTTCCCGTACGTCTTGCCGAGCCGGATCATCGTGATCGTCGAGAGCATGTTGAGGACGAGCTTCTGGGCGGTGCCCGCCTTGAGCCGGGTGGAGCCGGTGAGCAGCTCGGGGCCGACGACGACCTCCAGGGGGTGCTCGGCGGCGGCGCCCAGCGCGGAGTCCGCGTTGCAGGACAGGCCGAGGGTCAGGGCGCCCTGGGCGCGGGCGTGCTCCACGGCCCCGATCGCGTACGGAGTACGGCCGGAGGCGGAGATGCCGACCACCGTGTCCTCGGCGGTCAGGCCCAGCGCGTCGAGGTCGGCGGCGGCCAGCTCCTTGCTGTCCTCCGCGCCCTCGACGGCGGTGACCATCGCGGACGGGCCGCCCGCGATCAGACCGATCACATCGGCCGGGTCGGTGTTGAAGGTGGGCGGGCACTCGCTCGCGTCCAGGACACCGAGCCTGCCCGCGGTGCCGGCGCCCGCGTAGATCAGCCGGCCGCCGCGGGCCATGCGCGCCGCGATGGCGTCGATCGCCGCGGAGATCTCGGGCAGCAGCTCGGCGACGGAGGCCGGCACGGTCCGGTCCTCGTCGTTCATGATCCGGGCGATCTCCGCAGTGGCCAGCCGGTCGATCTCGGCGAGCTCGGGGCGGAATGCCTCGGTGGTGAGGGTGGCGAGCTGGGCGCGCAGTTCGCCGTAACCGTCGGGGGTGGTGGCGTCGGCGTCGGTGAGGGAGGTCATGGAGAGCGGCTCTGCTTTCTTGAACTCGTGCGGTTCTGCGGGTGCGGGTGCGGGGTGGTGCCGCTGGTCAGCGGGTGCGGGGGGCGTGGCGATGGGCCAGTGCCTCGTAGGACGCGGCAAGGGCGGGGGCGGCCGTCTCGTACGTACGCTGCGCGACCCCGATGAACAGGCAGTCCACGACCAGCAGCTGGCTCGTGCGGCTCGACATGGCGGCCGGGCGCAGCTCGCTCTCGCGGGCCGTGGACGTGGTCAGTACGACGTCGGCGTACTGGGTGACGGGGCCGTCGGGGCGGCCGGTGATCGCGATCGTCGTGGCGCCGCGGTCGAAGGCGACGCGCAGCGGCTCGATGACGTCGCCCGTCGAGCCGGAGTGGGTGATCGCGATGGCCACGTCGCCGGAGCGCAGCTGCACGGCGTTGGTCACCGCGAGGTGCGGGTCCATGTTGGCGTGCGCGATCAGGCCGATACGGGCCAGCTTCTGGGCCAGGTCCTGGCCGACGAGCGAGGACGCGCCCACGCCGTAGATGTCGATCCGGCGGGCGGTGGCGGCCGCGGCCACGGCGGCACCGAGCTGTACGGTGTCGAGCCCGGCGGCGGTGTCGGCGAGGGTCTGCTGCTCGTCGTAGGCCAGCTTCGCGACCACGTCGGCGATCGGGTCGTCGACCGCTATGTCCGCGGTGACGGCGGGCGCGCGGCCGGACTCCTGATGGGCGGCGAGACCGGCCAGCGCGAGGCGCAGGTCGCGGTAGCCGGGGTAGCCGAGGAGGCGGGCGGTGCGGACCACGGTCGCCTCGCTGGTGCCGGTGAGCTCGGCGAGACCGGTGACCGTCAGGGCGGCGCAGCCGGCCGGGTCGCCGGCGACTGCCTCGGCGACCCGCTGCATGGAGCGGGTCATGGACGGCGCGAGCGTCCGCACCTTCGCCGCGAGGGCTGCCGGGGCGGGCGGCGAATCGGCGCTGAAACTTTCCTTCAGGTCATTGGTCACCTTTGAAAGATATTTTCAACCCCGGTGACCGTCAACCCCCCTTTGGTCCCGACCTGTGGCAGCACGCGTGCGCACCGGACGCCCGGCGCACAGGTGGACAATGGCTGCATGGAGCTGAACACCCTGGAGCAGGCGCTGCACACCGCCCGCGCACTGGTCATGGCCGATCTCGCCGCCGGAGATGTCGCCGAGGCACAGATCGTCTCGCTGGTCGAGGACGCGGTCACACACCGCCGCTGGTGGGTCGAGCAGTGGCCGGACGGGGTGGAGTTCCTGGTCGGCCTCGTCGCCCAGGACGTACAGGACGCACTGCTGGAGCGGTACGGCCGCTGGCCGCTGTGCCCGGTGTGCGACGCGGGCGACCCGCACGCCCTGGACGTCGAGCCGGAGCTCGGGCCCGACCCGCACTGGGTCTGCACGAAGGCGGCCGTCGCCGTCGCCCCGGTCGGCTCGCTCACCGGGATACTGCGGCCGTGACCGTCTACATCGACCCGCCGGACTGGCCGGGCCACGGGCGCTTCTGGTCGCACCTGGTCAGCGACGTGTCCTTCGAGGAACTGCACACCTTCGCGGCGTCCATCGGCTGCCCGCCCCGCGCCTTCGAGCGGGACCACTACGACGTACCGGCCGCACGGTACGAGGACGCGGTACGGGCCGGGGCCCGGCAGATCGGCTCCAAGGAACTGGTCCGCCGCATCACCGAAGCGGGCCTGCGGCGCCCCAAGGGCCGCCCCGCTCCGGGCTGAGGTCCCGCCCCGCGCTCAGCCGGCCGACGAGGGCGCGCACACCGTCGCGTCCTGCGCCGCCTCCCGCGAAGCCGCGGCCGGGGCGCCCGCCACCAGCCGGGACGAGGCGTTGCGGCTGCGCTGCAACCGCAGCGAGAGGACCACCGTCACCAGCGCCAGCACGGTCATCGCCGCCCCCGCCCACGCGGTGGCCTCGAAACCGAAGTCCAGGTCGATCACCGTGCCGCCCAGCCAGGGCCCGCCGGTGTTGCCCAGGTTGAACGCGGCCGTGGTCGTCGCGCCCGCCAGCGTCGGGGCGGCGCCCGCGACGTTGAACATGCGGGCGTTCAGCGCCGGAGCCGTGTAGAACGCCGACAGTCCCAGCAGGAACGAGAGCACGATCACGGCGGCCTGGTTCGACGCGAACAGCGCCAGCGCCGCCAGGAACACCGTCGAGGCCGCGATCCCGCTCAGCAGCACCCCGAAGAGGTGCGCGTCCGCGACCCGGCCGCCGATCACCGTGCCGATCAGCGCACCGATCCCGAACAGCGCGAGCACGGTCGGCACCCAGCCCGAGTCCAGCCCGGCGACGTCCGTCAGCAGCGGCGCGAGATAGCTGAACGCGCAGAACACACCGCCCGCCGCGAGCGCGGTGAGCACGATGGAGAGCCACACCTGCCGGTCGCGGTAGATGGCCAGCTCCCGCTTGAGCTGTGGCTTCTCGTCCGGCAGCGGGATGCGGGGGATCAGTGTCGCCACCCCGGCCAGCGCCACGGCGGAGGCCGCCCCGACCGCCCAGAACGCCGACCGCCAGCCCAGGTTCTCGCCCAGGAAGGCACCCAGCGGCACTCCCAGCACGTTCGCGACGGACAGTCCGCCGATCATCACGGCCATCGCACGGGCCCGCTGGTTCACCGGCACCATCGCGATGGCGACGGCCGCCCCGACCGCCCAGAACCCGGCGCACGCGAGTGCGCTGATCACCCGGGACGCGAAGAGCACCTCGTACGTCGGCGCGAGCGCACCCGCGACCTGGCCGAGGCCGAAGACGGAGATCAGCGCGATGAGCGTGGTGCGGCGCGGCAGCCGGAGGGTGGCCACGGCGAGCAGCGGGGCGCCGACCACCATGCCGATCGCGAAGGCGGATATGAGGAGCCCGGCCCGTGGGATCGACACGTTCATGTCATCGGCGATGGGCGGCAGCAGCCCGGAGAGCATGAACTCGCTGGTACCGAGTGCGAAGACCGAGAGGCCGAGGATGTACACGGCCAGGGGCATACGGGAGCGGCGAGCGGCGGAGTCGGGCATGACAGGTTCCAACGGCCAAACGGTCCCGCACATTCCCCGCGCTCCGCTCTGCCCCCGGTGCGGGTGAGGCACTCAGTGCGTGAGCAGCTCCAGCTCGGTGGCCAGATTGTGCCGGGCCCGCGCCTCCCACTCGGCGGCCCCGTGCGGGGTACGGAACAGCCGCGGCAGCTCCAGAAGCTGCCGCAGCACCGCCGCCCGGCCCTCACGGAACGCCTCGTCGGGGACGAAGCCGTACTCCTCGCGCACCCGGGCCGCGTACTCCGCGTACTCCTTGGGCGGTGACGCGAGGATCGCGAGGTCCGCGTCGCACAGCGCCTCGCCGTTCGTGTCGCCGGCGGCCGGGTCGTGCGTGACCGTGAGCCGGACCAGGCGGGCGACCTCGGCGGTGGTCGCGGCGGGCACCCCGGCCTCCGACAGGGCGCGCTCGGCGAGGACGGCGCTGCGCTCCTCGTTCTCGGAACGGTCCGGCCGGTAGACCGCGTCGTGGAACCACGCGGCCAGCCGTACCGCGTCCGCGTCCGCGGCATGTCCGGCGAGCGTGTCGATGTGGCCGAGGACCGCGGCCAGGTGGGCGGTGGTGTGGTAGCGCCGCTGGGGCTCGGCCCACCGCTCCAGGAGGTTGTCGGCGTACGGCAGCGGGTCGGGGCCCGCATCGCCGCCCCGGGCCGCGACGAGGCACTCGTGCCAGCGGCCGCGGAGCGTGTCGGCCTCACCGCTGCGCGGGGCCGGGTCCATGTCGTCCATGCTCCGAGCCTAAGGGCTGTCCCGCAATTCCTGGCGGGCGCGCGACGCCAGCTACGGCACCTCGCCGCGTTGTCGAAACGCCCGAATACATCCAGTATGCGAGCGCCTCTCCGCCTTGCGATGCACCGCATCTGACGCCGCGCGCTGATCCACCAGGAATTGCGGGACAGCCCTTAGGGCGTTCGGCAGGCTGTGTCCTTGTTCACCGTGGGCGGTGAATCCCAAGTCCGCCCGCGGCCGGGATGGTTGGCTGGTCCCATGGCTGACGAACGCGATCCCGAACTGCCCGGTCTCCTCCTGCGCACGGAGCGGGACGCCCTGCTCCCGCTGCTGCGGTCCGCCGCGGACGGCGACTTCGACCTGCGCACCGCGTGCCCCGGCTGGACGGTGCGGGACGTGCTCGCGCACTGCGGATCCGTGCTGAGCCGGGTCGTGGAGAGCCGCTTCGGACCGGATGTGTTCAGCCCCGAGTGCAACGACCGGGACATCGCCGAACGCGCCGACTGGACGCACCCGCAGGTCGTGGACGAACTGGAGCGGGGCATGACCGACGCCGGTCCGGCGATCGCCGCGGCGGGCGGGATCCTGGACGCGGTGGCGCTGGGGGAGTGGGTGCACGCGGGGGACGTACGCGAGGCATGGGGGCTGCCCGGGGCGTACGCGGGCCCGGGGTTCCCGTACGCGCTCGGCCTCCTCGTCCCGCGCGCCCTGCGCCGCAAGGTGCCGCTGCTCGTCGCGGAGCTCACGGACAGCGGGCGGGAAGTGACCCTCGGCGTCGAGCAGGAGGGCCGGGCCCCCGGGCGGTACCGGGGCGACGGGTCGACCCTGATCAGGCTGTGCGCGGGCCGCCCCCTCGTGGGGACGCGGTACGAGCTGGAGGGCGTCCGGGAGCGCGAGCTCGGCCTCTTCGACTGAGACGGACCGCCGCACGGGGCGGGACGGGCGCTACCGTGCGGCCGTGACCAATCTGACGAACGTGCCCGGCAGCGCAGACCGGCCGGACCCATGGGGCCGGTCGGTCGCGGTCATGGACCTCAACGCGGACCTGGGCGAGGGCTTCGGACGCTGGACGCTCACCGACGACGAGGCTCTTCTCGCCTGTGTGACCAGCGCCAACGTGGCCTGCGGATTCCACGCGGGGGACGCCTCCGTGATGCGGCGGGTCTGCGACTCGGCGGCCGTCCGGGGCGTACGGATCGGGGCGCAGGTCTCGTACCGCGACCTGGCCGGCTTCGGGCGCCGCGCCATGGACGTACCGGCCGACGAACTCGCCGCCGAAGTGGCTTACCAGATCGGTGCGTTGCGGGTGTTCGCCGAGGCGGCCGGTTCCCGCGTCTCGTACGTGAAACCGCACGGCGCCCTCTACAACCGCACCGTCCGCGACGACGAGCAGGCCGCCGCCGTCATCGAGGGCGTCCGGCTGGCGGGCGGGGACCCG harbors:
- a CDS encoding HD domain-containing protein, coding for MDDMDPAPRSGEADTLRGRWHECLVAARGGDAGPDPLPYADNLLERWAEPQRRYHTTAHLAAVLGHIDTLAGHAADADAVRLAAWFHDAVYRPDRSENEERSAVLAERALSEAGVPAATTAEVARLVRLTVTHDPAAGDTNGEALCDADLAILASPPKEYAEYAARVREEYGFVPDEAFREGRAAVLRQLLELPRLFRTPHGAAEWEARARHNLATELELLTH
- a CDS encoding MurR/RpiR family transcriptional regulator, whose product is MTNDLKESFSADSPPAPAALAAKVRTLAPSMTRSMQRVAEAVAGDPAGCAALTVTGLAELTGTSEATVVRTARLLGYPGYRDLRLALAGLAAHQESGRAPAVTADIAVDDPIADVVAKLAYDEQQTLADTAAGLDTVQLGAAVAAAATARRIDIYGVGASSLVGQDLAQKLARIGLIAHANMDPHLAVTNAVQLRSGDVAIAITHSGSTGDVIEPLRVAFDRGATTIAITGRPDGPVTQYADVVLTTSTARESELRPAAMSSRTSQLLVVDCLFIGVAQRTYETAAPALAASYEALAHRHAPRTR
- a CDS encoding LamB/YcsF family protein; the protein is MDLNADLGEGFGRWTLTDDEALLACVTSANVACGFHAGDASVMRRVCDSAAVRGVRIGAQVSYRDLAGFGRRAMDVPADELAAEVAYQIGALRVFAEAAGSRVSYVKPHGALYNRTVRDDEQAAAVIEGVRLAGGDPAVLGLPGSRLLARAAEAGLTAVEEAFADRAYTPQGTLVPRGEPGAVVHDPDEVVRRSVGFAVDRGVTGADGGRIPVVARSLCVHGDTPGAAALARRVRAALEEAGVAVRAFA
- a CDS encoding BP74-related protein — translated: MIITVGPAPLEIVMRHLFTKAASLAAVAMLALTAAQPAQATQSREGARDAAVAPAYFEMTDITRSTFVVKLVEEREINHARDLVSGETTDRPHVVGRIMKRQADYNPRWSFHLDPQTVQFFDVAIEVCDATIPYVEDHLDEAGGAFLPGAIFCPWSSKLVREVPAP
- a CDS encoding maleylpyruvate isomerase family mycothiol-dependent enzyme, with translation MADERDPELPGLLLRTERDALLPLLRSAADGDFDLRTACPGWTVRDVLAHCGSVLSRVVESRFGPDVFSPECNDRDIAERADWTHPQVVDELERGMTDAGPAIAAAGGILDAVALGEWVHAGDVREAWGLPGAYAGPGFPYALGLLVPRALRRKVPLLVAELTDSGREVTLGVEQEGRAPGRYRGDGSTLIRLCAGRPLVGTRYELEGVRERELGLFD
- a CDS encoding PTS transporter subunit EIIC, which codes for MATEDKNRATAAAILPLVGGAANVSSVVHCMTRLRLGLRDRSLVQDEALKAVPAVMGVVEDDTYQIVLGPGTVARVTPEFEKLVKEGQEAAPAPDPAVTPLSAEELAAQGAEMKAARKAKNATPFKLFLRRIANIFVPLIPALIGCGIIAGLNGLLVNLEWLPSVTPALAAMASGFMALIAVFVGYNTAKEFGGTPILGGAVAAIIVFPGVANIEAFGQKLSPGQGGVLGALGAAVLAVYVEKWCRRWVPEALDVLVTPTLTVLVSGLVTIFGLMYVAGEVSTAIGTFADWLLSNGGAGAGLVLGGFFLPLVMLGLHQALIPIHTTLIEQQGYTVLLPILAMAGAGQVGAAIAVFFRLPRNESIRRTIKSALPAGFLGVGEPLIYGVSLPLGRPFITACVGGAFGGAFVGFFNQLGDAVGSTAIGPSGWALFPLLDGNHGLGATIAIYAGGLVVGYLAGFVATYFFGFSKDLLAEFNVSQEPAVSTVAATGPSAPAVGTTGPDTTAKEPAGV
- the murQ gene encoding N-acetylmuramic acid 6-phosphate etherase, encoding MTSLTDADATTPDGYGELRAQLATLTTEAFRPELAEIDRLATAEIARIMNDEDRTVPASVAELLPEISAAIDAIAARMARGGRLIYAGAGTAGRLGVLDASECPPTFNTDPADVIGLIAGGPSAMVTAVEGAEDSKELAAADLDALGLTAEDTVVGISASGRTPYAIGAVEHARAQGALTLGLSCNADSALGAAAEHPLEVVVGPELLTGSTRLKAGTAQKLVLNMLSTITMIRLGKTYGNLMVDVRASNEKLRARSRRIVSLATGASDAEIEAALAATDGEVKNAILTILGQVDGPTAATLLSASDGHLRAALAAAPRTT
- a CDS encoding inositol monophosphatase family protein, whose translation is MVSMGTASDAQLAVEAAQAGAAVVRGMYGAVLPRTEKSGGDFATAADLAAEQAILDVLRTARPEDAVTGEESGDTGAAGAERRWLVDPLCGTLNYAVRNMLVAVNVALRVGTGVTAAASADPFSGEVFWTDGTHARVRRDGADEELSPSSGSRLVDVNLDPPFPSAPDFRAVHLLAAPEFTERFRPRVVSTTLAVAWVAAGRRAAYVTDGDLRDSVHFAAGIALCEAAGCVVTDLRGLPVHTGAGGLIAAADPETHQALLEMVKAQAPAGR
- a CDS encoding DUF4031 domain-containing protein, which encodes MTVYIDPPDWPGHGRFWSHLVSDVSFEELHTFAASIGCPPRAFERDHYDVPAARYEDAVRAGARQIGSKELVRRITEAGLRRPKGRPAPG
- a CDS encoding Cmx/CmrA family chloramphenicol efflux MFS transporter is translated as MPLAVYILGLSVFALGTSEFMLSGLLPPIADDMNVSIPRAGLLISAFAIGMVVGAPLLAVATLRLPRRTTLIALISVFGLGQVAGALAPTYEVLFASRVISALACAGFWAVGAAVAIAMVPVNQRARAMAVMIGGLSVANVLGVPLGAFLGENLGWRSAFWAVGAASAVALAGVATLIPRIPLPDEKPQLKRELAIYRDRQVWLSIVLTALAAGGVFCAFSYLAPLLTDVAGLDSGWVPTVLALFGIGALIGTVIGGRVADAHLFGVLLSGIAASTVFLAALALFASNQAAVIVLSFLLGLSAFYTAPALNARMFNVAGAAPTLAGATTTAAFNLGNTGGPWLGGTVIDLDFGFEATAWAGAAMTVLALVTVVLSLRLQRSRNASSRLVAGAPAAASREAAQDATVCAPSSAG